A region from the Achromobacter seleniivolatilans genome encodes:
- a CDS encoding tripartite tricarboxylate transporter permease — protein sequence MISQSLMDLWYGFGVAFQWHNLMWSFFGVLVGNLIGVLPGMGALSAISILLPLTYVMQPVPAILMLAGIFYGSQYGGAIGAILLNLPSHPPHAVTCLDGYPLTKQGKGGTALGITMICSFFAASVGIIVMIFASPLLVEVAFKFGPTEIFSIMLLGLLAGATMSRGSPLKGVAMTLFGLMCGVVGTDVNTGTIRFSFGLLDLSDGLELVAISMGLFGVADFLMSVNRMTIIGSGAKLRLRDMRPSKQELKTAFWPMVRGTAVGTLFGAMPGTGPTITTFVAYALERKISKTPEKFGTGMIAGVASPEASSHSKTQVDFIPTMSLGIPGDAVMALILGALLIQGIQPGPQLITEHPDIFWGLIASFWVGNVLLMVLNVPLIGVWVKLLQVPYRYLFPSALFFIAVGVFSTQNSLFQIWEVLAFGVIGAILMTLEFSVAPILLGFVLGPMVEENFRRALLLSRGDLAVFVQRPISAWFIGASALLIGLQVWAFLRRGKGKGKNKPEVPQTV from the coding sequence ATGATCTCTCAATCTTTGATGGACCTTTGGTACGGCTTCGGCGTCGCGTTCCAGTGGCACAACCTGATGTGGTCGTTCTTCGGTGTGCTGGTGGGCAACCTGATCGGCGTGCTGCCGGGCATGGGTGCGTTGTCGGCAATCTCGATCCTGTTGCCGCTGACCTACGTGATGCAGCCGGTGCCCGCCATCCTGATGCTGGCCGGTATTTTCTATGGCTCGCAATATGGCGGCGCCATCGGCGCGATCTTGCTGAACCTGCCTTCACATCCGCCGCATGCGGTCACTTGTCTTGATGGTTATCCATTAACCAAACAAGGCAAGGGAGGGACAGCGTTGGGCATCACGATGATCTGTTCCTTCTTCGCGGCGTCCGTGGGCATCATCGTCATGATCTTCGCGTCGCCCTTGCTGGTGGAAGTGGCGTTCAAGTTCGGTCCGACGGAAATCTTCTCGATCATGCTGCTGGGCCTCTTGGCAGGCGCCACGATGTCGCGCGGATCGCCGCTCAAAGGCGTGGCCATGACCTTGTTCGGGCTGATGTGCGGCGTGGTCGGCACCGACGTGAACACCGGCACCATCCGATTTTCGTTCGGCTTGCTGGATCTTTCCGATGGTCTGGAACTGGTGGCGATCTCGATGGGTTTGTTCGGCGTGGCCGACTTCCTGATGAGCGTGAACCGCATGACCATCATCGGCAGCGGCGCGAAGCTGCGCTTGCGCGATATGCGGCCCAGCAAGCAAGAGCTGAAAACGGCTTTTTGGCCGATGGTGCGCGGCACGGCGGTCGGCACGCTGTTTGGCGCGATGCCCGGCACGGGTCCCACCATCACGACTTTTGTGGCGTATGCGCTGGAGCGCAAGATTTCCAAGACGCCAGAGAAGTTCGGCACCGGCATGATCGCCGGGGTGGCGTCGCCGGAAGCGTCGTCGCACTCCAAGACACAGGTCGATTTCATCCCGACGATGAGCCTGGGCATTCCTGGCGACGCCGTGATGGCGCTGATTCTGGGCGCGCTGCTGATCCAGGGCATCCAGCCCGGCCCGCAATTGATCACGGAGCATCCGGACATCTTCTGGGGCCTTATTGCCAGCTTCTGGGTGGGCAACGTGCTGTTGATGGTGCTGAACGTGCCGCTGATCGGCGTGTGGGTCAAGCTGTTGCAAGTGCCTTATCGCTATTTGTTCCCGTCCGCGTTGTTCTTTATCGCAGTGGGTGTGTTCAGCACGCAAAACAGCTTGTTCCAGATTTGGGAAGTGCTGGCTTTTGGCGTGATCGGTGCAATTCTGATGACGCTGGAGTTCTCGGTGGCGCCCATCCTGCTTGGCTTCGTGCTGGGTCCAATGGTGGAAGAAAACTTCCGCCGCGCATTATTGCTGTCGCGTGGTGATCTGGCGGTGTTCGTCCAACGTCCGATCAGCGCCTGGTTCATTGGCGCAAGCGCACTGCTGATCGGGCTGCAAGTGTGGGCGTTCCTGCGCCGCGGCAAAGGCAAGGGCAAGAACAAGCCGGAAGTCCCGCAAACGGTCTAA
- a CDS encoding 2-hydroxyacid dehydrogenase, with protein sequence MHILFACPHHDPDVWVPRLEAAMPGCRISVWNPDGPPSGAEVALVWRPPVELFKHETQLATLFNLGAGVDALLKMPEIPAHVRIVRLEDAGMSVQMAEYALYALLRVSRDFEAFDEAQSRQHWDTREGTRQADWPVGVLGLGQVGARVAQTLADFGYPVAGWSRSPRDIPGVESFAGEAALPAFLARTRFLVNVLPLTPDTHGILNRETLSQLLPEAHLVNVGRGEHLVEDDLVQMLEEGEIAGATLDVFHTEPLPKDHPFWRDPRVHVTPHIAARTLRDESIEQIAAKVAQLMRGEAITGVVERTRGY encoded by the coding sequence ATGCACATCCTCTTTGCTTGTCCCCATCACGATCCCGACGTCTGGGTGCCGCGTTTAGAAGCCGCCATGCCCGGCTGCCGCATTTCCGTGTGGAATCCCGACGGTCCGCCTTCGGGCGCGGAAGTGGCTCTGGTCTGGCGTCCGCCGGTAGAACTCTTCAAGCACGAAACCCAACTGGCAACGCTGTTCAATCTGGGTGCAGGCGTGGATGCTTTGTTGAAGATGCCGGAGATCCCCGCGCACGTGCGCATCGTGCGCCTGGAAGACGCGGGCATGTCGGTACAGATGGCGGAGTACGCCTTGTACGCGCTATTGCGCGTGTCGCGCGATTTTGAAGCGTTCGACGAGGCGCAGTCGCGTCAGCATTGGGACACCCGCGAAGGCACGCGGCAGGCTGACTGGCCGGTCGGTGTGCTGGGTCTGGGGCAGGTGGGTGCGCGCGTGGCGCAGACCTTGGCTGATTTTGGCTATCCCGTCGCCGGCTGGTCGCGCTCGCCGCGAGACATTCCTGGTGTGGAGTCCTTCGCTGGCGAAGCCGCTTTGCCGGCCTTTCTGGCGCGCACGCGTTTCCTGGTGAATGTGTTGCCGCTCACACCCGACACGCACGGAATTCTTAACCGCGAAACGCTGTCGCAGCTGTTGCCTGAAGCGCATCTGGTCAATGTGGGGCGCGGCGAGCATCTGGTCGAAGATGATCTGGTGCAGATGCTTGAAGAGGGCGAAATTGCTGGCGCAACGCTGGACGTCTTCCACACCGAACCGCTGCCCAAGGACCACCCGTTCTGGCGCGACCCACGCGTGCACGTCACGCCGCATATCGCCGCGCGCACGCTGCGCGACGAGAGCATTGAGCAGATCGCCGCCAAGGTCGCCCAGTTGATGCGCGGCGAAGCCATTACTGGCGTGGTGGAACGTACCC
- a CDS encoding tripartite tricarboxylate transporter TctB family protein codes for MEVQKNINRKDYYGGALMVLIGLGAIYGGTDYHIGSLSHMGPGFFPAALGGLLALTGVLIAISARSGDSTPPAPGDGHAHGLPDFRGSACILLGTLAFLLLGHYGGLLPATFAIVFISALGDRKNTIKQALLLSIGMSAIAVIVFWWALQLQLPLFRWG; via the coding sequence ATGGAAGTGCAAAAAAATATCAACAGAAAGGACTACTACGGCGGCGCGCTGATGGTCCTGATCGGGTTGGGGGCAATCTACGGCGGCACCGACTATCACATCGGTTCGCTCAGCCACATGGGCCCCGGATTCTTTCCCGCAGCGCTGGGCGGCCTGCTCGCATTGACGGGTGTGCTGATTGCAATTTCCGCGCGCTCGGGTGACTCCACCCCGCCGGCTCCCGGCGACGGCCACGCGCACGGTCTGCCAGATTTCCGTGGCAGCGCATGCATCCTGCTGGGCACGCTGGCGTTCCTCTTGCTGGGCCACTATGGCGGCCTGTTGCCCGCCACATTTGCCATCGTCTTCATCTCGGCCTTGGGTGATCGCAAAAACACGATCAAGCAGGCCCTGCTTTTGTCGATCGGCATGTCCGCGATCGCCGTGATTGTCTTCTGGTGGGCGCTGCAATTGCAGCTGCCGCTGTTTCGTTGGGGTTGA